A region of Heteronotia binoei isolate CCM8104 ecotype False Entrance Well chromosome 2, APGP_CSIRO_Hbin_v1, whole genome shotgun sequence DNA encodes the following proteins:
- the MOCS3 gene encoding adenylyltransferase and sulfurtransferase MOCS3: MSERAGKKARLSEADGSSAASEEIIIPSPLPLRTELSRLEIERYSRQLVLPETGVRGQLLLSACSVLVVGCGGLGCPLAQYLAAAGVGRLGLVDHDVVELNNLHRQVLHRESRLGRSKAGSAAAALRELNSTVECVPYELALSRDTALELVRAYDVVADCSDNVPTRYLVNDACVLAGKPLVSASALRLEGQLVVYGYRGGPCYRCLFPKPPPPETVTNCADGGVLGVVPGILGSLQALEVLKIAAGIGTSFSQAMLIFDALEGSFRRIKLRPRNPNCAVCGDNPFVTALQDYELFCGSSATDKCRMLCLLKNEERVSVEEYKKILDSKVPHILVDVRPPVEVDICRLPQAVFVPLSKLQEKDEGCLKCLVQRICEARQLSNEDTAFPVYVVCKLGNDSQKAVKILQGLSYPGLGLISAKDIKGGLTAWATKINPEFPQY, translated from the coding sequence ATGTCTGAGCGCGCGGGAAAAAAGGCGCGCCTCTCAGAGGCCGACGGCTCGAGCGCGGCCTCTGAGGAGATCATcattccctctcctctccccctccgcaCAGAACTGAGCCGGCTGGAGATCGAGCGCTACTCGCGGCAGCTGGTGCTCCCGGAGACCGGCGTGCGCGGGCAGCTGCTGCTCTCCGCCTGCTCGGTGCTGGTGGTGGGCTGCGGCGGCCTGGGCTGCCCGCTGGCGCAGTACTTGGCGGCGGCCGGCGTGGGCCGCTTGGGCCTGGTGGACCACGACGTGGTGGAGCTGAACAACCTCCACAGGCAGGTCCTGCACCGCGAGAGCCGTCTGGGCCGCTCCAAAGCCGGGTCGGCGGCCGCCGCTTTGAGGGAGCTCAACTCCACGGTGGAGTGCGTGCCTTACGAGCTGGCCCTCAGCCGGGACACGGCCTTGGAGCTGGTGCGGGCCTACGACGTGGTGGCCGACTGCTCCGACAACGTGCCCACCCGCTATCTGGTCAACGATGCTTGCGTGCTGGCGGGGAAGCCCTTGGTGTCGGCCAGCGCGCTCAGGCTGGAGGGGCAGCTCGTGGTGTATGGCTACCGCGGGGGTCCTTGCTACCGCTGCCTCTTCCCCAAGCCCCCTCCTCCGGAGACCGTCACCAATTGTGCAGACGGCGGGGTCTTGGGGGTCGTGCCTGGCATCCTGGGGTCGCTGCAGGCTTTGGAGGTGCTCAAGATCGCCGCTGGGATAGGGACCTCTTTCAGCCAGGCTATGCTGATCTTTGACGCCTTGGAAGGCAGCTTTCGACGCATCAAGCTGAGGCCCAGGAACCCCAATTGCGCAGTTTGCGGGGACAATCCCTTTGTGACCGCCTTGCAGGATTACGAACTCTTCTGTGGGTCTTCGGCGACTGACAAGTGTCGGATGTTATGCCTCTTGAAGAACGAGGAGCGGGTGTCTGTGGAAGAGTACAAAAAGATACTGGACAGCAAGGTCCCTCATATACTGGTAGATGTCCGTCCCCCAGTAGAGGTGGACATCTGTCGCTTGCCGCAGGCTGTCTTTGTGCCGTTAAGTAAGTTGCAAGAAAAAGACGAAGGCTGTCTGAAATGTCTCGTCCAAAGGATATGTGAAGCAAGGCAGTTGTCAAATGAAGATACAGCTTTCCCAGTTTATGTTGTCTGCAAATTAGGAAACGACTCTCAAAAGGCAGTGAAAATATTGCAGGGATTGTCTTATCCTGGGCTAGGTTTAATTTCTGCTAAGGACATCAAAGGGGGGCTTACGGCTTGGGCTACCAAAATCAATCCTGAGTTTCCTCAGTATTGA